The Selenomonas sp. AB3002 genome contains a region encoding:
- a CDS encoding stage V sporulation protein S: MEILKVSAKSNPNSVAGALAGVLRENGSAEMQAIGAGALNQAVKAVAIARGFVAPHGVDLICIPAFTDIKIEGEERTAIKLIVEPR; the protein is encoded by the coding sequence ATGGAAATCTTGAAAGTATCTGCTAAATCCAATCCTAATTCCGTGGCAGGAGCCCTGGCAGGTGTCCTGCGGGAGAACGGCAGTGCAGAGATGCAGGCCATCGGGGCAGGTGCCCTCAACCAGGCGGTCAAGGCAGTAGCAATTGCCCGCGGTTTTGTGGCTCCCCATGGGGTGGATCTTATCTGCATACCGGCTTTCACGGACATCAAGATTGAAGGCGAGGAGCGTACAGCCATCAAGTTGATAGTGGAACCCCGCTGA
- a CDS encoding TIGR00282 family metallophosphoesterase: MRVMLVGDVIGRPGRRAFREYVQKLRKEKSVDVVIVNGENSASGKGLTRTSLDELYSGGADIVTTGNHVWDKKDVLEFIDSEPFLIRPANYPEGAPGKGYCLYPFKAKTIGVMNLSGRSFMPALDCPFQKVDELLKEMSGQCDIIFLDFHAETTSEKMAMGWYLDGKVNGVVGTHTHIQTADARILPQGTAYITDLGMVGPWNSVLGVKTDKIIYKFTTGLPVRFEVEDQGPQVFSAVIVEIDDKTNKTMGIEPILITE; the protein is encoded by the coding sequence TTGCGAGTCATGTTAGTGGGGGATGTCATCGGCCGGCCGGGCCGCCGGGCGTTCCGTGAATATGTGCAGAAGCTGCGCAAGGAAAAAAGTGTAGATGTGGTCATTGTAAATGGGGAAAATTCCGCCTCCGGCAAGGGCCTTACCCGCACTTCCCTGGACGAGCTTTACAGTGGCGGGGCGGATATTGTCACCACCGGCAATCATGTCTGGGACAAGAAGGATGTGCTGGAGTTTATCGACAGCGAGCCCTTCCTCATCCGCCCTGCCAACTATCCCGAGGGTGCTCCGGGCAAGGGCTATTGCCTTTACCCCTTCAAGGCCAAGACCATCGGGGTCATGAATCTTTCAGGGCGGTCCTTCATGCCTGCTCTTGACTGCCCTTTCCAGAAAGTGGATGAACTGCTGAAGGAAATGTCAGGCCAGTGCGACATCATCTTCCTGGATTTCCATGCTGAGACTACCTCGGAGAAGATGGCCATGGGCTGGTACCTGGACGGCAAGGTGAACGGAGTGGTGGGCACCCATACCCATATCCAGACCGCCGATGCCAGGATATTGCCCCAGGGCACTGCTTATATCACTGACCTTGGCATGGTTGGTCCCTGGAACTCCGTGCTGGGTGTCAAGACGGACAAGATCATCTACAAGTTCACCACAGGGCTCCCCGTGCGCTTTGAGGTGGAGGACCAGGGGCCCCAGGTTTTTTCTGCAGTGATAGTGGAGATTGACGATAAGACCAACAAGACCATGGGCATAGAGCCTATTCTCATCACGGAATAA
- a CDS encoding efflux RND transporter periplasmic adaptor subunit, translated as MGREGCKGILERWRHLGKGRFVLLAALLAALAVYLYVQQEGGEKRGGREHKPVVKTVVLQRSDLSRHILLSGQTVAEADIALAPKYTGRVAEVLVQLGDKVEAGQVLLVQDTADLDISILQQSAAAGAAEADAREAAASYEANYLKARNDYELEESRYERNVYLFSIGAISQDRLDAVKQEYLASRAAFEILENQVEGGDAASVQSKAFTAEKAGHGAEALRQQREDMVLRAPRAGVIGYRKAEAGEIISAGTKVLSLVDNSRMKVDCTLSENDAAVLTPGMEVSVTVDAMGRSYPGRIVYVSPAMDEAAKSYQVRIELLGEELDIKAGLFAHTALDVLQRRDTLFVPKEAVLSRNGRQLVYVLGADGKAETREVRLGLENDQEAEILEGLSEGEEVIISNLDRLQQGTAVEVL; from the coding sequence ATGGGCAGAGAGGGATGCAAGGGGATTTTGGAGCGTTGGCGGCATTTGGGCAAGGGGCGTTTTGTGTTGCTGGCAGCCCTGCTGGCAGCTCTTGCTGTCTACCTGTACGTTCAGCAGGAGGGCGGGGAAAAGCGAGGGGGCAGGGAACATAAGCCGGTGGTGAAGACGGTGGTCTTGCAGCGCTCTGACCTCAGCCGCCATATCCTGCTCTCCGGCCAGACCGTGGCGGAAGCCGATATTGCCCTGGCACCCAAATATACGGGCAGGGTCGCTGAGGTGCTGGTGCAGCTGGGGGACAAGGTGGAGGCGGGACAGGTGCTTCTGGTGCAGGATACCGCTGACCTTGATATCTCCATCCTGCAGCAGTCAGCAGCTGCAGGAGCAGCAGAGGCAGATGCCCGGGAGGCGGCGGCCTCCTACGAAGCCAACTATCTGAAGGCCCGCAATGATTATGAGCTGGAGGAGAGCAGATATGAGAGGAATGTCTATCTCTTCTCCATTGGCGCTATTTCCCAGGACAGGCTGGATGCAGTGAAGCAGGAGTATCTGGCCAGCCGGGCTGCTTTTGAGATTTTGGAAAATCAGGTGGAAGGCGGGGATGCAGCTTCTGTCCAGTCCAAGGCTTTTACGGCAGAAAAGGCCGGACATGGTGCAGAGGCCCTGCGGCAGCAGCGGGAGGATATGGTGCTTCGGGCCCCGCGCGCCGGTGTCATCGGCTACCGCAAGGCGGAGGCAGGGGAGATAATCTCTGCGGGGACCAAGGTCCTTAGCCTGGTGGACAACAGCCGCATGAAGGTGGACTGCACCCTGTCGGAAAATGATGCGGCGGTGCTGACTCCGGGCATGGAAGTTAGTGTTACCGTGGATGCCATGGGCAGGTCTTATCCGGGACGCATTGTCTACGTGAGCCCTGCCATGGACGAAGCGGCCAAGAGCTATCAGGTGCGCATCGAGCTTCTGGGGGAGGAGCTGGACATCAAGGCCGGGCTCTTTGCCCATACTGCCCTTGATGTGCTTCAGCGCAGGGACACCCTTTTCGTGCCCAAGGAGGCGGTGCTTTCCCGCAACGGCAGGCAGCTGGTCTATGTATTGGGGGCAGATGGCAAGGCGGAAACGAGAGAAGTGCGGCTGGGGCTGGAAAACGACCAGGAGGCGGAGATACTGGAGGGCCTTTCAGAAGGGGAGGAAGTCATCATTTCCAATCTTGACAGGCTGCAGCAGGGAACGGCGGTGGAAGTGCTATGA
- a CDS encoding Asp23/Gls24 family envelope stress response protein, with protein MDVIALVGPSGTGKSHRALVIAHKHKADAIIDDGILISDGKIIAGHSAKQEVSKIMAVRRAIFILPGHAEEVRKAIGKVNPHRILVLGTSENMVHKIARALKLPAISQIINIEDIASKSDIEKAQFYRLKQGKHIIPVPTIELKPHFSGFLIDPVQSFFKRSSNKRRRLGEKSIVRPVFSYYGKLSIDDHAVAAIVRKVVLEGDISEIGHINVSHLYQGDEDMGLKVSCSVVLTYGNHIPTLITKTQRAVRQAVEYMTGMMVHEVDIVVKALYVQA; from the coding sequence ATGGACGTAATCGCCCTGGTGGGCCCCAGCGGCACAGGCAAGAGCCATCGGGCCCTGGTCATCGCCCACAAGCACAAGGCGGATGCCATCATTGATGACGGCATACTCATCAGCGACGGCAAGATCATCGCAGGCCACTCTGCCAAGCAGGAGGTCAGCAAGATCATGGCTGTGCGCAGGGCGATTTTCATCCTGCCGGGCCATGCTGAAGAGGTGCGCAAGGCCATAGGGAAGGTCAATCCTCACCGCATCCTGGTGCTGGGCACCTCAGAAAACATGGTGCACAAGATTGCCCGCGCCCTGAAGCTGCCAGCCATTTCTCAGATCATCAATATCGAGGATATTGCCAGCAAGTCGGATATTGAGAAGGCGCAGTTCTACCGGCTCAAGCAGGGCAAGCATATCATTCCCGTGCCCACCATCGAGCTGAAGCCGCATTTTTCCGGTTTCCTGATCGATCCGGTGCAATCATTTTTCAAGCGTTCTTCCAACAAGCGCAGGCGTCTGGGAGAGAAATCCATCGTGCGGCCTGTGTTCAGCTACTACGGCAAGCTCAGTATCGATGACCATGCCGTGGCGGCTATCGTGCGCAAAGTGGTGCTGGAGGGTGACATCAGTGAAATAGGCCACATCAATGTGAGCCATCTCTACCAGGGGGATGAGGACATGGGGTTGAAGGTGTCCTGCTCTGTGGTGCTTACCTACGGGAACCACATTCCCACGCTGATCACCAAGACTCAGCGGGCAGTGCGGCAGGCAGTGGAGTACATGACTGGCATGATGGTCCACGAGGTGGATATTGTGGTGAAGGCATTGTATGTCCAGGCATGA
- a CDS encoding PHP domain-containing protein, with amino-acid sequence MPSDLHVHTSYSDGKLTPEEVVAAAKEAGLNYLAITDHDTVEGVGHLYENGLLPVKGLKIIPGIEFSAHHPVHEIHILGYNVDIYYRDLIDKLNDVTEARWTRFSEMVEKLCSLGYQITETEVLTIAGDSRSISRSHIARILVKKGYFGSIREAFEALLQKGMPAYVPHYHLETEEIIELIKAAGGTPVLAHPKLVGDDELVEKLCQSGIEGLEVFYPQHEPEDVERYRLMAEKYGLLISGGSDFHGYATRFPQNLGMFTIEDVWAEKFYRPES; translated from the coding sequence ATGCCAAGCGATTTGCATGTCCACACGAGTTATTCCGATGGCAAACTGACCCCGGAGGAAGTCGTGGCGGCCGCAAAGGAAGCAGGACTGAATTATTTGGCCATCACCGACCACGATACGGTGGAGGGGGTGGGCCATCTGTATGAAAATGGCTTATTGCCTGTAAAGGGGCTGAAGATTATCCCGGGCATAGAATTCAGCGCCCATCATCCTGTGCATGAAATACATATCCTGGGATATAATGTGGATATCTACTACAGGGATCTCATAGACAAGCTCAACGATGTGACGGAGGCTCGCTGGACGCGGTTCAGCGAGATGGTGGAGAAGCTCTGCAGTCTGGGCTACCAGATCACAGAGACAGAGGTACTGACCATTGCGGGGGACAGCAGGTCCATCAGCCGCTCCCATATAGCCCGCATACTGGTGAAGAAGGGGTACTTCGGTTCCATAAGGGAGGCCTTTGAAGCCCTGCTGCAAAAGGGCATGCCTGCCTATGTGCCACATTATCATCTGGAAACAGAGGAAATCATCGAGCTTATCAAGGCTGCAGGGGGAACTCCTGTGCTGGCTCACCCCAAACTGGTAGGGGATGATGAACTGGTGGAAAAGCTCTGCCAGTCTGGCATTGAGGGGCTGGAGGTCTTCTACCCCCAGCATGAGCCGGAGGATGTGGAGCGTTACAGGCTCATGGCAGAGAAGTACGGCCTGCTTATATCCGGGGGCTCGGACTTCCATGGCTATGCCACCCGCTTCCCCCAGAACCTGGGAATGTTTACCATTGAAGATGTGTGGGCGGAGAAGTTCTACCGTCCTGAAAGCTGA